In Staphylococcus saccharolyticus, one genomic interval encodes:
- a CDS encoding GNAT family N-acetyltransferase — MQIYLSTLTEVDYDTSLDSIENNYDQNPEMSWKDRARVKHLRKSENYNYELEVIAKNDSNDVVGHVMLAEVSLFSQSREEVALAISALSVDATVRNQGLGKALLNAVEERANNQGYKAIFVNCHSEYFKQVGYEEAKQFHISMENVSVENPLLVKLLKPYPNEWSSMVVHYPEVFY, encoded by the coding sequence ATGCAGATTTATTTAAGTACATTAACCGAAGTTGATTACGATACATCATTAGATAGTATTGAAAATAATTATGACCAAAATCCAGAAATGAGTTGGAAAGACCGAGCACGTGTTAAGCATTTAAGAAAGTCCGAGAATTACAATTATGAATTAGAAGTTATAGCTAAAAATGATTCAAATGATGTGGTTGGACATGTCATGCTAGCTGAAGTTTCACTCTTTTCTCAAAGTCGAGAAGAAGTCGCTTTAGCAATCAGTGCACTTTCTGTGGATGCAACTGTTAGAAATCAAGGCTTAGGTAAAGCCCTCTTAAACGCTGTAGAAGAAAGAGCAAATAACCAAGGATACAAAGCAATTTTTGTGAATTGTCATTCAGAGTATTTTAAGCAGGTGGGATATGAAGAAGCTAAACAATTTCATATAAGTATGGAAAACGTTAGTGTAGAAAATCCGTTGCTTGTTAAATTATTGAAACCATATCCTAATGAATGGTCTAGCATGGTAGTTCATTATCCTGAGGTTTTTTATTAA
- the dnaX gene encoding DNA polymerase III subunit gamma/tau — MDYQALYRMYRPQSFNDVVGQTHVTKTLRNAISKGKQSHAYIFSGPRGTGKTSIAKVFAKAINCLNSNDGEPCNECAICKGITQGTNSDVIEIDAASNNGVDEIRNIRDKVKYAPSESKYKVYIIDEVHMLTTGAFNALLKTLEEPPSHAIFILATTEPHKIPPTIISRAQRFGFKAISMDQIINRLKYVADAQSLDYDEAALEFIAKVSEGGMRDALSIMDQAIAFGDERLTLQDALNVTGSVDEASLNELFKDVVNSNVKEAFNRYHHFISEGKEVNRLINDMIYFVRDTIMNKTSDKTIEHDALIHFDLDMLYRIIDVINDTLVYIRFSVNQNVHFEVLLVKLAEMIKNQPQTVQNVSTTAVATEPDNEVLLQRLEQLESELKALKAQGVSSGSSHQQSKKPVRSIQRSKNAFSIQQIAKVLDKANKEDIKLLKNHWQEVIDHAKSNDKKSLVSLLQNSEPVAASEDHVLVKFDEEIHCEIVNKDEEKRSNIESVVCNIVNKSVKVVGVPSDQWLRVRAEYLQNRNSGDNHNEQHSVKQSQYVDVAQKAKDLFGEETVHMIDEE, encoded by the coding sequence GTGGATTACCAAGCTTTGTATCGAATGTATAGACCGCAAAGTTTTAATGATGTTGTGGGTCAAACACATGTAACTAAAACGCTACGTAATGCGATATCTAAAGGTAAACAATCGCATGCGTATATCTTTAGTGGGCCTAGAGGAACAGGTAAAACAAGTATTGCTAAAGTATTTGCCAAAGCAATTAATTGTCTGAATAGTAATGATGGAGAGCCTTGTAATGAATGTGCAATATGTAAAGGTATAACTCAAGGAACAAATTCTGATGTCATTGAAATTGATGCTGCAAGTAATAACGGTGTGGATGAAATAAGAAACATTAGAGATAAGGTTAAATATGCACCTAGTGAGTCTAAATACAAAGTTTATATCATTGATGAAGTTCATATGTTAACGACAGGTGCATTTAATGCATTGCTTAAAACTTTAGAGGAACCACCATCACATGCTATTTTTATTTTAGCAACGACAGAGCCTCATAAAATACCACCTACCATTATATCAAGAGCACAACGTTTTGGTTTTAAAGCGATTAGTATGGATCAAATTATCAATCGTTTAAAATACGTTGCTGACGCTCAATCTTTAGACTACGATGAAGCTGCCCTTGAATTTATTGCTAAAGTTTCTGAGGGAGGGATGCGTGATGCATTAAGTATCATGGATCAAGCCATAGCATTCGGGGATGAGCGCCTAACGTTACAAGATGCTTTGAATGTAACTGGCAGCGTTGATGAAGCATCTTTAAATGAATTATTTAAAGATGTCGTCAATAGTAACGTAAAGGAAGCATTTAACAGATATCATCATTTTATATCTGAAGGAAAAGAAGTTAATCGACTTATCAATGATATGATTTATTTTGTGAGAGATACCATTATGAATAAAACATCAGATAAAACGATTGAACATGATGCACTTATTCATTTTGATTTAGATATGTTATATCGAATAATTGATGTTATTAATGATACTTTAGTCTATATTCGATTTAGTGTGAATCAAAATGTTCATTTCGAGGTACTGTTAGTTAAACTTGCGGAAATGATTAAAAATCAACCACAAACTGTACAGAATGTTTCAACAACTGCTGTAGCTACTGAACCTGATAATGAAGTGTTACTTCAACGCTTGGAACAGCTTGAAAGTGAACTGAAAGCTCTGAAAGCACAAGGTGTAAGTAGCGGATCATCTCATCAACAATCTAAAAAACCTGTACGATCAATACAACGTTCGAAAAACGCCTTCTCTATACAACAGATAGCTAAAGTGTTAGACAAGGCTAATAAAGAAGACATTAAATTATTAAAAAACCACTGGCAAGAAGTGATAGACCATGCGAAAAGTAATGATAAAAAATCTTTAGTAAGCTTACTTCAAAATTCTGAACCAGTAGCAGCAAGCGAAGATCATGTGTTAGTCAAATTCGATGAAGAAATACACTGTGAAATCGTCAATAAAGATGAAGAAAAACGTAGTAATATCGAGAGCGTTGTATGTAATATTGTTAATAAATCTGTGAAAGTTGTTGGAGTTCCTTCAGATCAATGGTTAAGAGTAAGAGCTGAGTATTTACAAAACCGTAATTCTGGAGATAATCATAATGAACAACATAGCGTAAAACAAAGTCAATACGTGGATGTTGCTCAAAAAGCAAAAGACTTATTTGGTGAAGAAACTGTACATATGATTGATGAGGAATGA